A region from the Hypericibacter adhaerens genome encodes:
- a CDS encoding response regulator, producing MRILIVDDHTLFRRGFSLLLQRLYPETEIEEASDLADALAVVGRVPVDLILLDLAMPGTEGFAGLEQLRDLQPGAAIVIVSAINDADRIREALERGARGYVIKTINDAALKHALSLVLSGETYVPAELLQERPLKGFAAREGADNPLAHLTDRQRDVLGLLMTGQSNKEIARDLGLLESTVKAHIKVILNKLSVANRTQAAMVATTLGLQPARPVQGS from the coding sequence ATGCGAATCCTCATCGTCGACGACCATACCTTGTTCCGGCGCGGCTTTTCCCTGCTGCTGCAGCGCCTCTATCCCGAAACCGAGATCGAAGAAGCGAGCGACCTCGCCGACGCCCTCGCCGTGGTGGGGCGGGTGCCGGTCGACCTCATCCTGCTCGATCTGGCGATGCCGGGCACGGAGGGATTCGCCGGGCTCGAGCAGCTGCGCGATCTGCAGCCGGGCGCCGCGATCGTGATCGTTTCGGCCATCAACGATGCCGACCGGATCCGCGAGGCGCTGGAGCGCGGTGCCCGCGGCTATGTCATCAAGACCATCAATGACGCCGCGCTGAAGCATGCGCTGTCGCTGGTGCTCTCGGGCGAGACCTATGTGCCGGCGGAGCTGCTGCAGGAGCGCCCGCTCAAAGGCTTCGCCGCGCGGGAGGGGGCCGACAATCCGCTGGCCCACCTGACCGATCGCCAGCGCGACGTTCTGGGCCTGCTGATGACGGGCCAGTCCAACAAGGAGATCGCCCGCGACCTGGGCCTGCTCGAGAGTACGGTCAAGGCGCACATCAAGGTCATCCTGAACAAGCTCAGCGTCGCCAACCGGACCCAGGCGGCGATGGTCGCGACCACGCTGGGCCTGCAGCCCGCGCGCCCCGTTCAAGGCTCCTGA
- a CDS encoding xylulokinase, translating into MGLLLGIDLGSQSLKAVLLDERLALKGSGRRSYAIDFPRPGWAEQDPRAWENALGPAIADALAAVGCSPGDVAALGIAGQLDGCIPVDAKGHFSHPALIWMDRRADASLNRVRHRLGTRRVRTLTGANLDGTHMAPKMRWLIDETEAGRRAALFHQPVTYMVERLTGVRAIDHGLASTSLVYGLIEGGWVPELMAAFDLQPKLLPPLRRSEDRAGRLHGEGARLTGLPAGIPVAVGTGDDFSTPLGGGVMQPGIVADVLGTAEVVGALDREPRIDPSALTETHRYVGDRFHYIENPGWVSGGALEWLRATLGIADFASFDRLAAAVPAGAEGLLFLPALNGAMTPEWIAGARGCFYGLTPAHGPGHLARAVLEGNAFGLKDVVMALRAMGVAADRLRLLGGGARSDLWAQIRADATGLPAERARLADASAVGAAILGGVAAGILPDLAGAAALMNADGPVIEPDPARHRLYGELHGRYRQLFQSLKPMYGDGTP; encoded by the coding sequence ATGGGCCTTCTGCTCGGCATCGATCTCGGCAGCCAGAGCCTCAAGGCCGTGCTGCTCGACGAGCGCCTCGCGCTCAAAGGCAGCGGCCGGCGAAGCTACGCGATTGACTTTCCCCGGCCCGGCTGGGCCGAACAGGATCCACGGGCCTGGGAGAACGCGCTCGGGCCCGCCATTGCCGACGCGCTGGCTGCAGTGGGGTGCAGCCCCGGCGACGTCGCGGCCCTTGGCATCGCCGGTCAGCTCGATGGCTGCATTCCGGTCGATGCCAAGGGTCACTTTTCGCATCCCGCGCTGATCTGGATGGATCGGCGCGCCGATGCCTCGCTCAACCGGGTGCGTCACCGGCTGGGCACGCGGCGCGTTCGCACGCTGACGGGCGCCAATCTCGACGGCACCCACATGGCGCCGAAGATGCGCTGGCTGATCGACGAGACCGAGGCGGGCCGGCGCGCCGCCCTGTTCCACCAGCCGGTCACCTACATGGTGGAGCGGCTCACCGGTGTCCGCGCCATCGATCACGGGCTGGCCTCGACCTCGCTCGTCTACGGGCTGATCGAGGGCGGCTGGGTCCCTGAGCTGATGGCGGCCTTCGACCTGCAGCCGAAGCTGCTGCCGCCGCTGCGGCGCAGCGAGGACCGGGCCGGTAGGCTTCATGGCGAAGGCGCGCGGTTGACGGGGCTTCCCGCCGGCATTCCGGTGGCGGTGGGCACCGGCGACGATTTCTCGACGCCGCTCGGCGGCGGCGTGATGCAGCCCGGCATCGTCGCCGACGTGCTGGGCACCGCCGAGGTGGTGGGTGCCCTCGATCGCGAACCGCGCATCGATCCCTCGGCGCTGACCGAGACGCATCGCTATGTCGGCGATCGCTTCCACTATATCGAGAACCCCGGCTGGGTCTCGGGCGGCGCCCTCGAATGGTTGCGCGCGACCCTGGGCATCGCCGACTTCGCGAGCTTCGACCGCCTGGCGGCCGCGGTGCCTGCCGGTGCCGAGGGGCTGCTGTTCCTGCCGGCCTTGAACGGCGCCATGACGCCCGAATGGATCGCCGGCGCGCGCGGCTGCTTCTACGGCCTGACACCGGCCCACGGGCCCGGCCATCTGGCCCGCGCGGTGCTCGAGGGCAACGCCTTCGGGCTCAAGGATGTGGTGATGGCCCTGCGGGCCATGGGCGTCGCGGCCGACCGGCTGCGGCTCCTGGGCGGCGGGGCGCGCAGCGATCTCTGGGCGCAGATCCGCGCCGATGCGACGGGCCTGCCGGCGGAGCGCGCGCGGCTCGCCGATGCGAGCGCCGTCGGTGCCGCGATCCTGGGCGGCGTGGCCGCCGGCATCCTGCCCGATCTCGCCGGTGCCGCGGCGCTGATGAACGCCGACGGCCCCGTCATCGAGCCCGATCCCGCGCGCCATCGCCTCTATGGCGAGCTGCATGGCCGCTACCGCCAGCTCTTCCAGTCGCTCAAGCCGATGTACGGCGACGGCACGCCATGA
- a CDS encoding iron-containing alcohol dehydrogenase, whose translation MTGADSIIAELLAGRWRDPETGTAVSVPIRQIAIAPSLAGSEAELVKPLGLGRRLSLVSDPITQERLGTRVERALASIAAVERVALPDRPHADDATVERVRQATAGADALIAVGSGTINDLCKYAAFLDGKPYAVFGTAPSMNGYCSANAAITVGGLKKSLPARVPAGVFLDLGILAAAPPRMIRSGLGDSLCRPTAQFDWLLSHLLLGTPYRLAPFALLAADEGALLEEAGALVAGDAAAMARLARTLVLSGLGMVICDGSYPASQGEHLVSHYVEMMEGGRLPESFHGEQIGVTTLSLARLQQRLIEGPPPLLRATAIAPGDLKRHFGAGRGEACRKEWAGKALDAPRAELLTARLAQDWGRLRTRLAAVMRPVALLERALEATGAPRRASELGWPGALYRTALIRARQTRNRYTALDLAGDAGLLEGFAIEEAG comes from the coding sequence ATGACGGGCGCCGATTCCATCATCGCCGAGCTTCTGGCGGGGCGTTGGCGCGATCCCGAGACCGGAACGGCGGTCTCCGTCCCGATCCGGCAAATCGCCATCGCGCCCAGCCTCGCGGGCAGCGAGGCCGAGCTGGTCAAGCCGCTGGGCCTCGGCCGGCGCCTTTCTCTCGTCAGCGATCCGATCACGCAGGAGCGTCTGGGCACGCGGGTCGAACGCGCGCTCGCGAGCATCGCTGCCGTCGAGCGCGTGGCGCTGCCCGACCGTCCGCATGCCGACGACGCCACGGTCGAGCGGGTCCGCCAGGCGACGGCCGGCGCGGACGCGCTCATCGCGGTCGGCTCCGGCACCATCAACGATCTCTGCAAATACGCGGCCTTCCTCGACGGCAAGCCCTATGCCGTGTTCGGCACGGCGCCGTCGATGAACGGCTATTGCTCGGCCAACGCCGCCATCACCGTCGGCGGCCTCAAGAAATCGCTGCCGGCGCGCGTGCCCGCGGGCGTGTTTCTCGATCTCGGGATTCTCGCGGCGGCACCCCCGCGCATGATCCGCAGCGGCCTCGGCGATTCGCTCTGCCGGCCCACCGCGCAGTTCGACTGGCTGCTCTCGCATCTGCTCCTGGGCACGCCCTACCGCCTGGCGCCCTTCGCGCTGCTCGCGGCCGATGAAGGCGCCCTGCTCGAGGAGGCGGGCGCGCTCGTGGCGGGCGACGCGGCGGCGATGGCACGGCTGGCGCGTACGCTCGTGCTGTCCGGCCTCGGCATGGTGATCTGCGATGGCAGCTATCCGGCGAGCCAGGGCGAGCATCTCGTCTCGCATTATGTCGAGATGATGGAAGGCGGCCGCCTGCCGGAGAGCTTCCATGGCGAGCAGATCGGCGTCACCACCCTGAGCCTCGCGCGGTTGCAGCAGCGCCTGATCGAAGGCCCGCCGCCGCTTCTGCGGGCGACGGCGATCGCACCCGGCGATCTCAAGCGGCATTTCGGCGCCGGGCGCGGCGAGGCCTGCCGCAAGGAATGGGCGGGCAAGGCGCTCGACGCGCCCCGGGCCGAGCTGCTCACCGCCCGGCTGGCGCAGGATTGGGGTCGCCTCCGGACCCGGCTCGCCGCCGTGATGCGGCCGGTCGCGCTGCTGGAGCGCGCGCTCGAGGCCACCGGCGCGCCGCGAAGGGCTTCCGAGCTGGGCTGGCCGGGGGCGCTCTACCGCACGGCGCTCATCCGCGCGCGCCAGACCCGCAACCGCTACACCGCGCTCGATCTCGCGGGCGATGCGGGGCTGCTCGAGGGTTTCGCGATAGAGGAAGCAGGCTGA
- a CDS encoding hybrid sensor histidine kinase/response regulator, with the protein MPAPHSNGEPAPDKRTTSAPARIKVDPAVPPRPVPLSEADRLFEAIANYTYDWESWLGRDGRALWINPAVERMTGYRVEECLAMRDYPLPLVHEEDRALIAEVIDRGERGQSGNDVAFRIRRKDGKVVWAAVSWQTLFDRSGQSLGFRTSVRDITERKMAEDALRGAHAEAERANRAKSRFLAAASHDLRQPLQAAHLFVAALRLGLREPGDLNLMDSVEDALKSANELLDALLDVSRLDAGVLAPQFRKFAIADLLDQIETEFSEAARERKLTLRVMPSSATIRTDPMLLGRILRNLVSNALRYTERGRVLVGCRHAGDRLAIEVLDTGIGIAADKIGRIFEEFYQIGNPERDRTRGLGLGLAIVAGVAKLLDHPIEVRSTPGRGSVFRVLVPLTEPQFEPAPPCPSSRPAATAHVNDALLLAIDDDPKQLEAMKALFGRWGYRTLLAESAPAALAKLGAGETLPHAIIADYRLRDGYTGAGAIGYIRKRLGRQIPGLILTGDTEPARLAEASASGFELLHKPVEPNRLQQAIERLLRTR; encoded by the coding sequence ATGCCCGCGCCTCACTCCAACGGCGAACCCGCACCCGACAAGCGGACAACCAGCGCTCCGGCGAGGATCAAGGTGGATCCGGCCGTGCCGCCGCGCCCGGTTCCTCTGTCCGAGGCCGATCGCCTGTTCGAGGCGATCGCCAACTACACCTACGACTGGGAAAGCTGGCTGGGGCGCGACGGCCGGGCACTCTGGATCAACCCCGCGGTCGAGCGCATGACCGGCTACCGCGTCGAGGAATGCCTGGCGATGCGGGACTATCCCCTGCCGCTGGTGCATGAAGAGGATCGCGCGCTGATCGCGGAGGTGATCGATCGCGGCGAGCGCGGGCAGAGCGGCAACGACGTGGCCTTCCGCATCCGGCGCAAGGACGGGAAGGTCGTGTGGGCGGCCGTGAGCTGGCAGACGCTGTTCGATCGCAGCGGTCAGTCCCTGGGGTTCCGCACCAGCGTGCGCGACATCACGGAACGCAAGATGGCGGAAGACGCCCTGCGCGGCGCCCATGCGGAGGCGGAGCGCGCCAACCGCGCGAAATCGCGATTCCTGGCGGCGGCGAGCCACGATCTGCGCCAGCCCCTGCAGGCGGCGCATCTGTTCGTGGCGGCGCTGCGCCTGGGCTTGCGCGAGCCGGGCGATCTCAACCTGATGGATTCGGTCGAGGATGCGCTGAAATCGGCCAACGAGCTGCTGGATGCGCTGCTGGACGTGTCGCGGCTCGATGCCGGCGTGCTGGCGCCGCAGTTCCGAAAATTCGCTATCGCCGACCTGCTCGACCAGATCGAGACGGAGTTCTCGGAAGCCGCCCGGGAGAGGAAGCTCACCCTGCGCGTGATGCCTTCGAGCGCAACCATCCGCACCGATCCGATGCTGCTGGGCAGGATCCTGCGGAACCTGGTGTCGAACGCGCTGCGCTACACGGAGCGCGGCCGCGTGCTGGTCGGCTGCCGGCATGCCGGCGATCGGCTGGCGATCGAGGTGCTGGATACCGGCATCGGCATCGCCGCCGACAAGATCGGCCGCATCTTCGAGGAGTTCTATCAGATCGGGAATCCCGAGCGTGACCGTACCCGCGGGCTGGGGCTGGGGCTCGCGATCGTGGCCGGCGTGGCGAAGCTGCTCGATCATCCGATCGAGGTCCGCTCGACACCGGGCCGAGGGTCCGTCTTCCGCGTGCTGGTGCCCCTGACCGAGCCGCAATTCGAGCCGGCGCCGCCTTGCCCGTCCAGCCGTCCAGCCGCCACCGCGCATGTCAACGACGCGCTGCTGCTGGCGATCGACGACGATCCCAAGCAGCTCGAGGCGATGAAGGCGCTGTTCGGGCGCTGGGGCTATCGGACGCTGCTCGCGGAATCGGCGCCGGCCGCGCTGGCCAAGCTCGGCGCCGGCGAGACGCTGCCCCATGCCATCATCGCCGACTATCGCCTGCGCGACGGCTATACCGGCGCCGGCGCGATCGGCTATATCCGCAAGCGCCTGGGCCGCCAGATCCCGGGCCTGATCCTCACCGGCGATACCGAGCCCGCGCGGCTGGCCGAGGCCAGCGCTTCAGGCTTCGAGCTGCTGCACAAGCCGGTCGAGCCGAACCGGCTGCAGCAGGCGATCGAGCGGCTGCTGAGGACGCGCTGA
- a CDS encoding HisA/HisF-related TIM barrel protein: protein MDFIFMLTRDDQTIEDCVELYDTIRALPLKHVGFKDVGVAPEVLKRLHGKLKQDGRTTYMEVVSTSEESCLRSVRIGAELGVDCLLGGTQIDLILPLLKGSRTGYYPFPGIPVGHPTKLGGSPQRVAADTKNAVAKGCAGVDLLAYRATEADPLDLIRAARGATERPVIVAGSINSPQRIRDIAAAGADLFTIGTAALDGSFHPRQGLLTNQLKRILEACAA from the coding sequence ATGGACTTCATTTTCATGCTGACGCGCGACGACCAGACCATCGAGGACTGTGTCGAGCTCTATGACACGATCCGGGCGCTGCCGCTCAAGCATGTGGGGTTCAAGGATGTGGGCGTCGCGCCGGAGGTGCTGAAGCGGCTGCATGGCAAGCTGAAGCAGGACGGAAGGACCACCTACATGGAGGTGGTCAGCACCAGCGAGGAAAGCTGCCTGCGCTCGGTGCGCATCGGGGCCGAGCTCGGGGTCGATTGCCTGCTCGGCGGCACGCAGATCGACCTGATCCTGCCGCTGCTCAAGGGCAGCCGCACCGGCTATTACCCCTTCCCGGGAATCCCTGTGGGCCATCCGACCAAGCTCGGCGGCAGCCCTCAGCGCGTCGCCGCCGACACGAAGAACGCGGTGGCGAAGGGCTGCGCCGGCGTCGATCTGCTCGCCTATCGCGCGACCGAGGCCGATCCCCTGGACCTGATCCGCGCGGCGCGCGGCGCCACCGAGCGTCCCGTCATCGTGGCCGGCTCGATCAACTCGCCCCAGCGCATCCGCGACATCGCGGCCGCCGGCGCCGATCTCTTCACCATCGGCACCGCGGCGCTCGATGGCAGCTTCCATCCGCGCCAGGGGCTCTTGACCAACCAGCTGAAACGCATCCTCGAAGCCTGCGCCGCCTGA